Proteins from a single region of Hordeum vulgare subsp. vulgare chromosome 6H, MorexV3_pseudomolecules_assembly, whole genome shotgun sequence:
- the LOC123402208 gene encoding lysine-rich arabinogalactan protein 19-like, with protein sequence MPTAPAQSPPEPAMPAPTATPVAPAKPPPAVAPVKPPPVVAPVSAPPPVVTPPPVSPPPVKAPPPVTPPPVTAPPPATTPPPAAAPAEAPAPAEAPAVLPPMATAPPVAEAPAVLPPAKAPSKSKNKHKRKRSGKKKSSAPAPEPLSPPAPIAPEPTTVEDVSGPAPSANDLSGSGRQYGAGGSSCRPPPWPRCCCR encoded by the exons ATGCCGACGGCGCCCGCCCAGTCACCTCCCGAGCCGGCCATGCCCGCGCCCACCGCCACCCCCGTCGCGCCCGCTAAGCCGCCACCCGCAGTCGCGCCGGTCAAGCCGCCTCCGGTTGTCGCGCCCGTGTCCGCGCCGCCGCCCGTCGTGACGCCTCCTCCCGTGTCACCACCGCCCGTGAAGGCGCCTCCTCCCGTGACGCCACCACCGGTCACCGCGCCTCCGCCCGCGACGACTCCCCCGCCGGCGGCCGCACCGGCCGAGGCGCCCGCACCGGCCGAGGCGCCCGCGGTGCTCCCTCCCATGGCGACGGCCCCGCCGGTGGCCGAGGCACCCGCCGTGCTGCCTCCGGCCAAGGCTCCGTCCAAGAGCAAGAACAAGCACAAGAGAAAGAGGAGCGGCAAGAAGAAGTCGTCCGCCCCCGCGCCGGAGCCGCTCAGCCCACCGGCCCCCATCGCGCCCGAGCCCACCACCGTGGAGGACGTCTCCGGCCCCGCACCATCCGCCAACGATCTG AGCGGGAGCGGCCGGCAGTACGGCGCTGGGGGATCGTCGTGCAgaccgccgccatggccgcgcTGCTGCTGTCGCTAG